One Cellulomonas soli DNA window includes the following coding sequences:
- a CDS encoding MFS transporter, whose amino-acid sequence MRPADAAPTLDRAGHERPDDAGNEGEHASHDGSAPDACTHPPTSSGRRLTPTDAATVEAARAARAARSARSTRVSSTVVTIGVVSLLTDISSESVAAILPLYLTTALGMTTLAYGFVDGLMQGATALVRIGGGWASDRGDHPKWVAFAGYGLSALTRVGLLLTTGFVAITSLVAVDRLGKGLRTSPRDAMIAASSNPRNLGRSFGVHRMLDTVGAAVGPLLAFVVLWLLPDGYHTVFVISFGSAVIGLAVLGLLVPDLRPRQASWLTTHQSRAERKLPSCKGCSCSDGAVPALTERPFSWRFLAEPGLRRVLVVSGVLALLTIGDGFIYLSLQERDGFATKWFPLLYVGTNVAYMLLAIPAGRLADRVGRARVFVWGHAMLGAAYVCAAFGGASAVTTLAALLLLGAFYAGTDGVLAAVVGQRTAPQVRASAIGTAQTVVAVARMAASAAFGVLWYTLGRQPAIVCVAVLLAVALPACWFALRHLDHPAGLVPDTASETDAVVTAP is encoded by the coding sequence GTGAGACCGGCCGACGCCGCCCCCACGCTGGACCGTGCGGGGCACGAGAGGCCGGACGACGCAGGGAACGAGGGTGAGCACGCCTCGCACGACGGCTCCGCACCGGACGCGTGCACGCACCCGCCGACCTCGAGCGGCCGACGCCTGACGCCCACCGACGCGGCCACGGTCGAGGCGGCACGTGCGGCCCGTGCCGCTCGCTCGGCGCGCAGCACCCGGGTGTCCTCGACGGTCGTGACGATCGGTGTGGTCAGCCTGCTGACCGACATCTCCTCGGAGTCCGTCGCCGCGATCCTGCCGCTGTACCTGACGACCGCGCTCGGCATGACGACGCTCGCCTACGGCTTCGTCGACGGCCTCATGCAGGGTGCGACCGCACTCGTGCGGATCGGCGGCGGCTGGGCCTCGGACCGCGGCGACCACCCCAAGTGGGTGGCCTTCGCCGGGTACGGGCTGTCCGCTCTGACGCGGGTGGGGCTGCTGCTCACCACCGGGTTCGTCGCGATCACCTCGCTCGTCGCGGTCGACCGGCTGGGCAAGGGGCTGCGCACTTCGCCCCGCGACGCGATGATCGCCGCCTCCAGCAACCCGAGGAACCTGGGTCGCTCGTTCGGCGTGCACCGGATGCTCGACACGGTCGGCGCCGCCGTGGGACCGCTGCTGGCGTTCGTCGTGCTGTGGCTGCTGCCCGACGGCTACCACACCGTGTTCGTGATCTCGTTCGGGTCGGCGGTCATCGGGTTGGCCGTCCTCGGCCTGCTGGTGCCGGACCTGCGGCCGCGACAGGCGTCCTGGCTGACGACCCACCAGTCGCGTGCGGAGCGCAAGCTGCCCAGCTGCAAGGGCTGCTCGTGCAGCGACGGGGCGGTGCCCGCCCTCACCGAGCGCCCGTTCAGCTGGCGGTTCCTCGCCGAACCCGGTCTGCGCCGGGTGCTGGTGGTCTCCGGTGTGCTGGCGCTGCTGACGATCGGCGACGGGTTCATCTACCTGTCCCTGCAGGAGCGGGACGGTTTCGCCACGAAGTGGTTCCCGCTGCTCTACGTGGGCACGAACGTGGCCTACATGCTGCTGGCGATTCCCGCCGGGCGGCTGGCCGACCGGGTCGGCCGGGCGCGGGTCTTCGTGTGGGGCCACGCGATGCTCGGCGCGGCGTACGTGTGCGCGGCGTTCGGCGGGGCGTCGGCCGTGACGACCCTGGCCGCCCTGCTCCTGCTCGGTGCGTTCTACGCCGGGACGGACGGCGTGCTGGCCGCCGTCGTGGGACAGCGCACCGCGCCGCAGGTGCGCGCCTCGGCGATCGGCACCGCGCAGACCGTGGTCGCCGTGGCCCGGATGGCCGCGTCCGCGGCGTTCGGCGTGCTCTGGTACACCCTCGGCCGTCAGCCGGCGATAGTCTGCGTGGCCGTGCTGCTCGCCGTCGCCCTCCCTGCCTGCTGGTTCGCCCTGCGCCACCTCGACCATCCGGCCGGTCTCGTCCCGGACACGGCGTCCGAGACCGACGCGGTGGTGACGGCGCCGTGA
- a CDS encoding IS30 family transposase — MRAQGVSRRQAARRVSVHVRTARDWDRGVLSRGHTRIYPDGRKVDYRTGETTAVTPPIGPSMAVVEAVLHPRFLTLVEREQIADLRRRGESFRAIGRALGRPASTIMREISARSVDGIYLPHRAHRSWASGRSRPRQAKLARHGRLRDYVAGRLAEQWSPEQICHALVREFPDDESMRVSVETIYQAIYVQARGGLRREVADALRTGRTRRKPHRAPEQRTPRFVDEMVMISERPAEVADRAVPGHWEGDLIVGTGSRSAIVTLVERSTRYVMLGHLPGGHTAEEVRDVLVPLIGSLPAHLRGSLTWDQGCEMAAHQQFSIATGVPVYFCDPHSPWQRGSNENTNGLLRQYFPKGTDLSVHSPADLEHVAQQLNARPRKTLDWGTPAERLRDLLTTT, encoded by the coding sequence TTGCGCGCTCAGGGAGTCAGCCGACGGCAGGCCGCTCGGCGTGTCAGCGTGCACGTGCGCACTGCTCGGGACTGGGATCGGGGCGTGCTCTCGCGAGGTCATACCCGGATCTATCCCGACGGCCGGAAGGTGGACTACCGCACCGGTGAGACCACGGCGGTCACCCCGCCGATCGGGCCGTCGATGGCCGTCGTGGAGGCCGTGCTGCACCCTCGGTTCCTGACCCTGGTCGAGCGTGAGCAGATCGCCGATCTGCGCCGTCGAGGTGAGTCGTTTCGCGCGATCGGGCGGGCACTGGGTCGGCCCGCGTCCACGATCATGCGTGAGATCAGCGCCAGGTCCGTCGACGGCATCTACCTTCCGCACCGCGCGCACCGGTCGTGGGCCTCGGGCAGGTCGCGGCCCCGGCAGGCCAAGCTCGCCCGGCACGGTCGCCTGCGTGACTACGTCGCGGGCAGGCTTGCCGAGCAGTGGTCTCCCGAGCAGATCTGTCACGCTCTGGTCCGGGAGTTCCCGGACGACGAGAGCATGCGGGTGAGCGTGGAGACGATCTACCAGGCGATCTACGTCCAGGCCCGCGGCGGTTTGCGCCGGGAGGTCGCCGACGCGCTGCGCACCGGGCGCACCCGCCGCAAGCCCCACCGGGCGCCCGAGCAGCGCACGCCTCGGTTCGTCGATGAGATGGTGATGATCTCCGAGCGGCCGGCCGAGGTCGCCGACCGGGCGGTGCCCGGGCACTGGGAGGGCGACCTGATCGTCGGGACGGGGTCGCGCTCGGCGATCGTGACCCTGGTCGAGCGCTCGACCCGTTACGTGATGCTCGGGCACCTGCCCGGCGGGCACACCGCCGAAGAGGTCCGCGATGTGCTGGTCCCGCTGATCGGGTCTCTGCCGGCGCACCTGCGCGGGTCGCTGACCTGGGACCAGGGCTGTGAGATGGCCGCCCACCAGCAGTTCAGCATCGCGACCGGGGTCCCGGTCTACTTCTGCGACCCGCACTCGCCCTGGCAGCGCGGGTCGAACGAGAACACCAACGGTCTGCTGCGCCAGTACTTCCCCAAGGGCACCGACCTGTCCGTCCACTCACCGGCCGACCTCGAGCACGTCGCTCAACAGCTCAACGCCCGACCACGCAAGACGCTCGACTGGGGCACCCCAGCCGAGCGCCTGCGTGATCTACTGACGACCACGTAG
- a CDS encoding glycosyltransferase family 4 protein has product MPETGGETGTPGPPTAPGVADAPLRLGFACHWTTPHEETWSGTPWRLRAELARLTPVVDLGVELPPALRTPLRLAGARRTPSGWTSTWRHGAATRAAVARTVRRAAVRERPDVVLEIQDLSAPRVPFMVLQDLSYALLLDRFGPDGVPHFRALGRRRIEQLRRAQDRVYAQAAMLLPMSRWLGDHLVAHGVPAERVRVVNPGAGAPVAVGSPVPERRTGPVRRLLLVGRDFDTKGGAQVVAAFALLRAELGPAVSLTVAGPDRWPMHGDVPDGVDFVGRVPRARVGELMDTHDLFVMPSRMEGFGMVFAEALMRGLPCVGRDACAMPEIIDPTSGGRLVGSESPDELARVVLDTLDDDALYAACAAQADARRAHYTWGRAAREVLDAAVHARATGH; this is encoded by the coding sequence GTGCCCGAGACTGGCGGTGAGACCGGCACGCCCGGGCCTCCGACGGCGCCGGGCGTGGCCGACGCCCCGCTGCGCCTCGGCTTCGCCTGCCACTGGACGACCCCGCACGAGGAGACCTGGTCGGGCACCCCGTGGCGGCTGCGGGCCGAGCTGGCTCGACTGACCCCCGTGGTGGACCTGGGCGTCGAGCTCCCGCCGGCCCTGCGCACGCCCCTGCGGCTCGCCGGCGCCCGGCGGACCCCGTCGGGCTGGACGTCGACCTGGCGGCACGGTGCGGCGACGCGTGCTGCGGTGGCCCGCACCGTGCGTCGCGCCGCGGTGCGCGAGCGTCCCGACGTCGTGCTGGAGATCCAGGACCTGAGTGCGCCGAGGGTGCCGTTCATGGTGCTGCAGGACCTGAGCTACGCGCTCCTGCTCGACCGGTTCGGGCCGGACGGCGTCCCGCACTTCCGGGCGTTGGGTCGTCGCCGCATCGAGCAGCTGCGTCGGGCCCAGGACCGCGTGTACGCGCAGGCCGCGATGCTGCTGCCGATGAGCCGCTGGCTCGGCGACCACCTGGTGGCGCACGGGGTCCCGGCTGAGCGTGTCCGGGTGGTCAACCCCGGGGCAGGCGCCCCCGTGGCGGTCGGCTCCCCGGTGCCCGAACGCCGGACCGGCCCCGTGCGGCGCCTGCTGCTCGTCGGACGCGACTTCGACACCAAGGGCGGCGCCCAGGTGGTCGCCGCGTTCGCCCTGCTGCGCGCCGAGCTGGGGCCGGCCGTCTCGCTGACCGTCGCGGGGCCGGACCGCTGGCCGATGCACGGTGACGTGCCCGACGGGGTCGACTTCGTCGGGCGGGTGCCGCGCGCGCGGGTCGGTGAGCTGATGGACACGCACGACCTGTTCGTGATGCCCTCGCGCATGGAGGGGTTCGGCATGGTGTTCGCCGAGGCGCTCATGCGGGGGCTTCCGTGCGTCGGACGGGACGCGTGCGCGATGCCCGAGATCATCGACCCGACCTCGGGCGGCAGGCTGGTCGGCTCGGAGAGCCCGGACGAGCTGGCCCGGGTCGTGCTCGACACGCTGGACGACGACGCGCTCTACGCGGCGTGCGCGGCCCAGGCCGACGCGCGCCGTGCGCACTACACGTGGGGGCGGGCGGCGCGGGAGGTCCTCGACGCCGCCGTGCACGCCCGCGCGACCGGACACTGA
- a CDS encoding DUF4082 domain-containing protein, whose translation MSRNLSWNGGRRLVRGALGAATVAALAVTAAVVAQPATAATATVTPQSIWTTTAASAAAVDLGDASSVELGTAFTANADGVVSGVKYWKTADNKGTHVGSLWSSAGTRLAKATFVNETTSGWQTVLFATPIKVTKGASYVASYLAPKGKYAYTQSFTGTSASTSLTVPSTNVGRYAYGTGTFPKSTYKSTNYWVDVLFTPGTATTTAPAPTPTPTPTPTPTPTPTPTPTPTPTPTPTPTPTPTPTPTPTPTPTPTPTPTPTPTPTPTPTPAPGTTVGTATPGATTTGVPAGTTLKASGGLTITTANTVIDGLDISGAVYVNAPGVVIKNSRIHGGGSGTGVQTSGSGSVTIYDTEIYGFENAIGFDSWKAYRVNIHSNTGDGVKFGSDVVLQDSWIHNLTPGAGAHADGGQVQYGVVNLVIRHNVIDLSTTNSANAALFIAPDLGGSTNGPVTIENNYLAGGNYTVFCVDGNNGQYFIGNITFKGNTFGRGAAYGPVRVNVPVTWTSNTWADTGAAITL comes from the coding sequence ATGAGCAGGAACCTCAGCTGGAACGGCGGACGACGACTCGTCCGCGGTGCCCTCGGTGCGGCCACGGTCGCAGCCCTCGCCGTCACGGCAGCAGTCGTGGCTCAGCCGGCCACCGCCGCGACCGCGACCGTGACCCCGCAGTCGATCTGGACGACGACCGCCGCCTCCGCGGCAGCCGTCGACCTGGGCGATGCGTCGTCGGTCGAGCTCGGCACGGCCTTCACCGCGAACGCCGACGGCGTCGTCAGCGGCGTGAAGTACTGGAAGACCGCTGACAACAAGGGCACGCACGTCGGGTCCCTGTGGAGCTCGGCGGGCACCCGCCTGGCCAAGGCGACCTTCGTCAACGAGACGACCAGCGGTTGGCAGACCGTGCTGTTCGCCACCCCGATCAAGGTCACCAAGGGCGCCAGCTACGTCGCGTCCTACCTGGCCCCCAAGGGCAAGTACGCCTACACGCAGTCGTTCACGGGCACGTCGGCCAGCACCTCGCTGACGGTGCCGTCGACCAACGTCGGCCGTTACGCCTACGGCACGGGCACCTTCCCCAAGTCGACCTACAAGTCGACGAACTACTGGGTCGACGTGCTGTTCACCCCGGGCACCGCCACGACCACCGCGCCGGCCCCGACGCCGACGCCCACCCCGACGCCCACCCCGACGCCGACGCCGACGCCCACGCCGACGCCGACCCCGACGCCGACCCCGACGCCCACGCCGACCCCGACGCCGACCCCGACGCCGACGCCGACCCCGACGCCGACGCCGACCCCGACGCCGACGCCCACGCCGACCCCGACGCCCACCCCTGCGCCCGGCACCACCGTCGGCACCGCCACCCCCGGCGCCACCACGACCGGCGTCCCGGCCGGCACCACGCTCAAGGCCTCGGGCGGCCTGACGATCACGACCGCCAACACGGTCATCGACGGCCTGGACATCTCCGGCGCGGTCTACGTCAACGCCCCCGGCGTCGTCATCAAGAACTCGCGGATCCACGGCGGCGGCTCCGGCACCGGCGTGCAGACCAGCGGCTCGGGCTCCGTGACGATCTACGACACCGAGATCTACGGCTTCGAGAACGCGATCGGCTTCGACAGCTGGAAGGCCTACCGGGTCAACATCCACTCGAACACCGGTGACGGCGTGAAGTTCGGCAGCGACGTCGTCCTGCAGGACAGCTGGATCCACAACCTCACCCCGGGTGCCGGCGCGCACGCCGACGGCGGTCAGGTCCAGTACGGCGTGGTCAACCTCGTCATCCGCCACAACGTGATCGACCTGTCGACCACGAACTCGGCCAACGCGGCGCTGTTCATCGCCCCCGACCTGGGCGGCAGCACCAACGGCCCGGTCACCATCGAGAACAACTACCTCGCCGGCGGCAACTACACCGTGTTCTGCGTCGACGGGAACAACGGCCAGTACTTCATCGGGAACATCACGTTCAAGGGCAACACCTTCGGACGCGGTGCGGCCTACGGGCCGGTGCGGGTGAACGTGCCCGTCACCTGGACGAGCAACACGTGGGCCGACACCGGCGCCGCGATCACCCTCTGA
- a CDS encoding glycosyltransferase — MPARATSDAPSDATVPGARFAAADEPARLAVLVVTYNSAHDVGRLLASLRPEVARVPSRVLVADNASTDDTLDRLADHPDVRVVPTGGNLGYAGGINTLLPLVGDVEAVLVLNPDLVVRPGALSALLACLADPGVGAVVPSILEPDGTPYPSLRREPTVLRTLGDALVGRRWPGRPSWASETDRTPAHYTSAHAVEWATGAALLVRATTARTLGPWDERYFLYSEETDYCRRLRGTGQQVWFEPAAQVVHSRGGSGSSPALVALQEANRVRYARAHGSPLHAQAVRGVLLLKSGLRVRDAGHRAALRSLLDGAALARPHRPPVTSPRPGATRADADADGPSGSVVIPAHDEAAVIARTLAPLAEDAAAGRLEVVVVCNGCTDATAEIARSVPGVQVVEIDVASKPAALRAGDAAATRFPRLYLDADIESAPGAVAALFAALSAPGVHAARPTTIDDLAGATWPVRSFYRLRGRIPALHEHLWGAGAYALDATVRARLGAFPDVTADDLWVDQHVAASEKTRVPGASVIVRRPRDTRSLLAVLRRTRRTDAPAEETAPPVDEGSRTIGPSDIARTVRGPRSLVDAIVYVTLVTLARAQLRRAPARRWERDTSSRR, encoded by the coding sequence ATGCCCGCACGCGCCACGTCGGACGCCCCGTCGGACGCCACGGTCCCCGGCGCACGGTTCGCCGCCGCCGACGAGCCCGCCCGTCTCGCCGTGCTCGTCGTCACCTACAACAGCGCGCACGACGTCGGCCGGCTGCTGGCCAGCCTGCGCCCCGAGGTCGCGCGCGTCCCGTCACGGGTGCTCGTCGCCGACAACGCCTCGACCGACGACACCCTGGACCGGCTCGCGGACCACCCCGACGTGAGGGTCGTCCCGACCGGCGGGAACCTCGGCTACGCGGGCGGGATCAACACGCTGCTGCCGCTCGTCGGGGACGTCGAGGCCGTGCTGGTCCTCAACCCCGACCTGGTGGTCCGTCCCGGCGCGCTGAGCGCGCTGCTCGCATGCCTGGCAGATCCCGGTGTGGGCGCGGTCGTCCCGAGCATCCTGGAGCCGGACGGCACCCCCTACCCGTCGCTGCGCCGCGAGCCCACCGTGCTGCGAACCCTGGGCGACGCGCTCGTGGGGCGGCGGTGGCCCGGCCGGCCGTCGTGGGCGTCCGAGACCGACCGCACACCCGCGCACTACACGAGCGCCCACGCAGTCGAGTGGGCCACCGGCGCCGCGCTGCTGGTGCGCGCCACGACCGCGCGCACGCTCGGCCCGTGGGACGAGCGCTACTTCCTGTACTCGGAGGAGACCGACTACTGCCGCCGGCTGCGGGGCACCGGGCAGCAGGTCTGGTTCGAGCCGGCCGCGCAGGTCGTGCACAGCCGCGGCGGGTCCGGCAGCTCCCCCGCGCTCGTCGCCCTGCAGGAGGCGAACCGGGTGCGCTACGCGCGGGCCCACGGCTCGCCGCTGCACGCGCAGGCCGTGCGCGGGGTGCTGCTGCTCAAGTCCGGCCTCCGGGTGCGCGACGCCGGGCACCGCGCCGCGCTGCGCAGCCTGCTCGACGGCGCCGCCCTCGCCCGTCCGCACCGGCCCCCCGTCACCTCGCCCCGCCCTGGGGCCACCCGGGCCGACGCCGACGCCGACGGGCCCAGCGGCTCCGTCGTCATCCCCGCGCACGACGAGGCGGCCGTCATCGCGCGCACGCTCGCGCCCCTCGCCGAGGACGCCGCCGCAGGACGGCTCGAGGTCGTGGTGGTGTGCAACGGCTGCACCGACGCGACGGCCGAGATCGCGCGATCCGTGCCCGGCGTGCAGGTCGTGGAGATCGACGTCGCCTCCAAGCCCGCGGCGCTGCGCGCCGGTGACGCGGCCGCCACGCGGTTCCCGCGCCTGTACCTGGACGCCGACATCGAGTCGGCGCCGGGTGCCGTCGCGGCGCTGTTCGCGGCGCTGTCCGCTCCCGGGGTGCACGCCGCGCGACCGACGACGATCGACGACCTGGCGGGCGCGACGTGGCCCGTGAGGTCCTTCTACCGCCTCCGCGGGCGGATCCCGGCACTGCACGAGCACCTGTGGGGCGCGGGCGCGTACGCCCTCGACGCCACCGTGCGCGCCCGGCTCGGCGCGTTCCCGGACGTCACCGCGGACGACCTGTGGGTGGACCAGCACGTGGCGGCCTCCGAGAAGACCCGGGTGCCGGGTGCGAGCGTCATCGTGCGCCGACCCCGCGACACCCGGTCGCTGCTCGCCGTGCTGCGCCGCACCCGTCGCACGGACGCACCCGCCGAGGAGACGGCGCCGCCCGTCGACGAGGGGTCACGGACGATCGGTCCGAGCGACATCGCCCGGACCGTGCGCGGGCCGCGGTCGCTGGTGGACGCGATCGTCTACGTCACGCTGGTGACGCTCGCGCGTGCCCAGCTGCGTCGCGCACCGGCCCGCCGCTGGGAACGCGACACCAGCTCGCGCCGCTGA
- the lhgO gene encoding L-2-hydroxyglutarate oxidase, whose protein sequence is MARVVVVGAGIVGLAVAARLADDGHEVTVLEKEPAVARHQTGRNSGVIHSGLYYAPGSLKARMATAGAASMKAYAQRRGVPVRTCGKLVVASDDTQLPGLHRLAERALANDVEAALLTPEQAREHEPHIASVGALWVTQTGVVDYPGVCAALAEDVVAHGGGLLTDTQVVSAAERTDGLHVQVRTGGREHELTADLLVACAGLQADRVARACGIEPAARIVPFRGEYATVREPAASLVRGLVYPVPDPRFPFLGVHLTRGVDGHVHAGPNAVLALAREGYTWGQISPRDVLDTFSWPGLWRMGVHHLGSGASEVARSASRQLFARSVARFLPELRTEDLVPAPAGVRAQALARDGKLVDDFLVQRSGRQVHVLNAPSPAATAALEIAAHVVDELPQP, encoded by the coding sequence GTGGCACGTGTCGTCGTGGTCGGCGCCGGGATCGTCGGACTCGCGGTCGCCGCTCGGCTCGCCGACGACGGGCACGAGGTCACGGTGCTCGAGAAGGAGCCCGCGGTCGCCCGGCACCAGACCGGGCGCAACTCCGGCGTCATCCACTCGGGCCTGTACTACGCGCCCGGAAGCCTCAAGGCCCGCATGGCGACCGCAGGCGCGGCGAGCATGAAGGCCTACGCGCAGCGCCGGGGCGTGCCCGTGCGCACCTGCGGCAAGCTCGTGGTCGCCAGCGACGACACGCAGCTGCCCGGCCTGCACCGGCTCGCCGAGCGGGCCCTCGCCAACGACGTCGAGGCCGCCCTGCTCACCCCCGAGCAGGCGCGCGAGCACGAGCCGCACATCGCGAGCGTCGGGGCCCTGTGGGTCACGCAGACCGGCGTCGTGGACTACCCCGGGGTGTGCGCCGCGCTCGCCGAGGACGTCGTGGCGCACGGCGGCGGCCTGCTGACCGACACCCAGGTGGTCTCCGCCGCCGAGCGGACCGATGGCCTGCACGTGCAGGTGCGCACCGGCGGACGCGAGCACGAGCTCACCGCCGACCTGCTCGTCGCGTGCGCCGGCCTGCAGGCCGACCGCGTCGCTCGCGCCTGCGGCATCGAGCCCGCCGCCCGCATCGTGCCGTTCCGGGGCGAGTACGCCACGGTGCGCGAACCGGCCGCGAGCCTGGTCCGCGGCCTGGTCTACCCCGTGCCCGACCCCCGCTTCCCGTTCCTCGGCGTGCACCTGACGCGCGGCGTCGACGGGCACGTGCACGCCGGCCCGAACGCGGTGCTCGCCCTCGCCCGCGAGGGGTACACGTGGGGGCAGATCAGCCCGCGGGACGTGCTCGACACCTTCAGCTGGCCGGGGCTGTGGCGCATGGGGGTGCACCACCTCGGCTCGGGTGCGTCCGAGGTCGCACGCTCCGCCTCGCGACAGCTGTTCGCCCGGTCGGTCGCCCGGTTCCTGCCCGAGCTGCGCACCGAGGACCTCGTCCCTGCACCCGCGGGGGTGCGTGCGCAGGCGCTCGCCCGGGACGGCAAGCTGGTCGACGACTTCCTCGTGCAGCGCAGCGGCCGTCAGGTGCACGTGCTCAACGCGCCTTCACCGGCGGCCACCGCGGCGCTGGAGATCGCCGCGCACGTCGTCGACGAGCTGCCGCAGCCCTGA
- a CDS encoding glycosyltransferase family 4 protein — translation MIVQNLPVPLDRRVWLECRALVAAGYQVSVICPQGPGDPTRHTVDGVALYKYRPAPQARGVLGFVWEFVYSWVRTAVLSLAVRRERGFDVVQACNPPDTYWALALLWRLRGVRFVFDHHDLNPELFLSRFGEPTSAGARAQLAGLRWLERRTFRAAHRVISTNESYRAVAVRRGGVDPRHTAVVRSGPDTRVMRPVRGAQDVARGRHLLVYLGIMGPQDDVDVALRVVHELVHVRGRRDVGAALLGFGDCEAELRALSRELDLDDVVEFTGRAGKETIVRYLSAASVGLCPDRKTPLNDISTMNKTMEYMAFAVPAVTFDLVEARASAGDTALYVGSVAEMADAVERLLDDADLRVGLSLAARERCVAELDWSPQAATYVSVFDAVTGHVSGAGPFVDPAPASSPEVVTDEELEAFVRARGVTR, via the coding sequence GTGATCGTGCAGAACCTGCCCGTGCCGCTGGACAGGCGCGTGTGGCTCGAGTGCCGCGCGCTCGTCGCGGCGGGCTACCAGGTCAGCGTCATCTGCCCGCAGGGACCGGGCGACCCGACCCGCCACACGGTCGACGGCGTCGCCCTGTACAAGTACCGACCGGCACCGCAGGCCCGCGGGGTGCTCGGTTTCGTCTGGGAGTTCGTCTACTCGTGGGTGCGCACCGCCGTGCTCTCCCTGGCGGTGCGTCGCGAGCGGGGGTTCGACGTCGTCCAGGCGTGCAACCCGCCGGACACGTACTGGGCGCTGGCCCTGCTGTGGCGGCTGCGCGGCGTGCGCTTCGTGTTCGACCACCACGACCTGAACCCCGAGCTGTTCCTGTCCCGTTTCGGCGAGCCGACGTCCGCCGGAGCTCGTGCCCAGCTGGCCGGGCTGCGCTGGCTCGAGCGGCGCACGTTCCGGGCTGCGCACCGCGTGATCTCGACCAACGAGTCGTACCGCGCGGTCGCGGTGCGCCGCGGCGGGGTGGACCCCCGTCATACGGCGGTCGTGCGCAGCGGGCCGGACACCCGCGTGATGCGTCCTGTCCGAGGGGCGCAGGACGTCGCCCGGGGCCGTCACCTGCTGGTCTACCTGGGCATCATGGGCCCGCAGGACGACGTGGACGTCGCGCTGCGGGTGGTGCACGAGCTCGTGCACGTGCGGGGTCGGCGCGACGTCGGTGCGGCGCTGCTCGGCTTCGGGGACTGCGAGGCGGAGCTGCGGGCGCTGTCCCGCGAGCTCGATCTCGACGACGTCGTGGAGTTCACCGGGCGGGCCGGCAAGGAGACGATCGTGCGCTACCTGTCGGCGGCGAGCGTGGGGCTGTGCCCGGACCGCAAGACGCCGCTCAACGACATCTCGACGATGAACAAGACGATGGAGTACATGGCCTTCGCCGTCCCGGCGGTCACGTTCGACCTGGTGGAGGCGCGGGCGAGCGCGGGCGACACGGCGCTGTACGTCGGCTCGGTCGCGGAGATGGCCGACGCGGTCGAGCGGCTGCTGGACGACGCCGACCTGCGGGTGGGCCTCTCGCTCGCCGCGCGGGAGCGCTGCGTGGCCGAGCTGGACTGGTCCCCGCAGGCCGCCACGTACGTCTCGGTGTTCGACGCCGTGACGGGCCACGTCTCCGGTGCGGGCCCGTTCGTCGACCCGGCCCCGGCCTCGTCGCCCGAGGTGGTCACGGACGAGGAGCTGGAGGCGTTCGTCCGGGCGCGCGGCGTGACGCGCTGA